The following proteins come from a genomic window of Canis lupus familiaris isolate Mischka breed German Shepherd chromosome 31, alternate assembly UU_Cfam_GSD_1.0, whole genome shotgun sequence:
- the LOC119877785 gene encoding LOW QUALITY PROTEIN: ATP synthase subunit alpha, mitochondrial-like (The sequence of the model RefSeq protein was modified relative to this genomic sequence to represent the inferred CDS: inserted 2 bases in 2 codons; substituted 1 base at 1 genomic stop codon) yields MVTRNKVTYNSQKTYHVCEKETFIMHITQSVWRLQLQRNHPKRNCRDAARARPRGRAPPVSKNALGSSFIAARNLHASNTRLQKTGTAEVSSILEERILGADSSVALEETGCVLSTGDGVARVHGLRNVQAEEMVEFSSGLKSMSLNLEPDNVAVVVFGNDKLIKEGDIVKRTGAIVDVPVGEELXGLVVHALGNAINGKDPVGSKTRRXVGLKAPGMIPQISVPEPMQTGIKGVDSLVPIGRGQRELIIGDLQTGKTSIAIDTIINQKRFNDGTDXKKKLYCIYVAIGQKRSMVAQLVKRLTDADAMKYTIVVSATASDAAPLQYLAPYSGCSMGEYFRDNGTHALIIYDDLSKQAVAYRQMSLLLCRPPGREAYPGDVFYLHSRLLERAAKMNDSFGGGSLTALPVIEMQAGDVSAYVPTNVISITDGQIFLETELFYKGICPAINVGLSVSRVGSAAQTRAMKQVAGTMKLELAQYREVAAFAQFSSDLDAATQQLLSRGVRLTELRKQGQYSPMAFEEQVAVIYAGVRGYLDKLEPSKITKFEHAFLAHVFSQHQALLGNIRTDGKISEQSDAKLKEIVTNFLAGFEA; encoded by the exons ATGGTGACAAGGAATAAAGTCACATATAACTCACAAAAGACATACCATGTCtgtgaaaaagaaacatttattatg CATATAACCCAGTCAGTCTGGAGGCTGCAGCTGCAGAGGAACCACCCGAAGAGAAACTGCAGAGATGCTGCCCGTGCGCGTCCCCGCGGCCGGGCCCCACCGGTCTCCAAAAATGCTTTGGGATCATCCTTCATTGCTGCAAGGAACCTCCATGCCTCTAATACGCGTCTTCAGAAGACTGGCACTGCCGAAGTGTCCTCTATTCTTGAGGAGCGTATTCTTGGAGCTGATAGCTCTGTCGCCCTTGAAGAGACTGGGTGTGTCCTAAGCACTGGTGATGGTGTTGCCCGTGTACATGGGCTGAGAAATGTTCAGGCAGAAGAAATGGTAGAGTTTTCTTCAGGCTTAAAGAGTATGTCTCTGAACTTGGAACCTGACAATGTTGCTGTTGTCGTGTTTGGAAATGATAAACTAATTAAGGAAGGAGATATCGTGAAAAGAACAGGAGCCATTGTGGATGTTCCAGTTGGCGAGGAGC TTGGCCTTGTTGTACATGCCCTTGGTAATGCCATCAATGGAAAGGATCCAGTTGGTTCCAAGACCCGTAGGTGAGTTGGCCTGAAAGCCCCTGGGATGATTCCTCAAATCTCTGTTCCTGAACCCATGCAGACTGGCATCAAGGGTGTGGATAGCTTGGTGCCAATTGGTCGTGGTCAGCGTGAGCTGATTATTGGTGACCTGCAAACTGGCAAAACGTCAATTGCTATTGACACAATCATTAATCAGAAACGTTTCAATGATGGAACTG GAAAGAAGAAGCTATACTGTATCTACGTTGCTATTGGTCAGAAGAGATCTATGGTTGCCCAGTTGGTGAAGAGACTTACAGATGCAGATGCCATGAAGTACACCATTGTGGTGTCAGCTACTGCTTCTGATGCTGCTCCACTTCAGTACCTGGCTCCTTATTCTGGCTGTTCTATGGGAGAATATTTTAGAGATAATGGCACACATGCTTTGATCATCTATGATGACTTATCCAAACAGGCTGTTGCTTATCGTCAgatgtctctgctgctctgccGGCCCCCTGGTCGTGAAGCCTATCCTGGTGATGTGTTCTACCTACACTCCCGTCTGCTAGAGAGAGCAGCCAAAATGAACGATTCTTTTGGTGGTGGCTCCTTGACTGCTTTACCAGTCATAGAAATGCAAGCTGGTGATGTGTCTGCTTACGTTCCAACAAATGTCATTTCCATCACTGATGGACAGATTTTCTTGGAAACAGAATTGTTCTACAAAGGTATCTGCCCTGCCATTAACGTCGGTTTGTCTGTGTCCCGTGTTGGATCTGCTGCCCAAACCAGGGCCATGAAGCAGGTGGCAGGTACCATGAAGCTGGAATTGGCTCAGTATCGTGAGGTTGCTGCTTTTGCCCAGTTCAGTTCTGACCTTGATGCTGCCACTCAACAACTCTTGAGTCGTGGCGTGCGATTGACTGAGTTGCGGAAGCAAGGACAGTATTCTCCCATGGCTTTTGAAGAACAAGTGGCTGTTATTTATGCTGGTGTAAGAGGATATCTTGATAAATTGGAGCCCAGCAAGATTACAAAGTTTGAGCATGCCTTCTTGGCTCATGTTTTCAGCCAGCACCAAGCCCTCTTGGGCAATATAAGGACCGATGGAAAGATCTCAGAACAGTCAGATGCTAAGCTGAAAGAGATTGTAACAAACTTCTTGGCTGGATTTGAAGCTTAA